One window of the Chitinophaga niabensis genome contains the following:
- a CDS encoding carbonic anhydrase family protein has protein sequence MKAHTYLTQSSLTPATALELLREGNTRFVSNLRINRNLLQQVNQTAEGQWPFAAIVSCMDSRTSAELIFDQGLGDIFSIRLAGAVISENVLGSLEYACKVAGSKIIVVMGHTGCGAIKGACDHVEMGNLTGLLGKIRPAVFQEKTIKENRTSSNHEFVEAVTNIHTERSVQAILEQSVIIADMIDRGELGIIGAMYDVETGVVTFHEHTCRVGQALETLNAQA, from the coding sequence ATGAAAGCACACACATATCTTACTCAAAGCAGCCTCACGCCGGCAACAGCATTAGAACTTCTCCGTGAAGGCAATACCAGGTTTGTAAGCAACCTTCGTATAAACAGGAACCTGTTGCAACAAGTGAATCAAACGGCGGAAGGTCAGTGGCCTTTTGCTGCTATTGTTAGCTGCATGGATTCCCGTACCTCTGCAGAACTGATCTTTGACCAGGGATTGGGAGACATCTTCAGTATTCGTTTGGCCGGTGCCGTTATTTCTGAGAATGTCCTCGGAAGTTTAGAGTACGCCTGTAAAGTAGCCGGGTCCAAGATCATTGTGGTGATGGGGCATACTGGTTGCGGTGCTATCAAAGGGGCCTGCGATCATGTGGAAATGGGTAATCTTACCGGCTTGCTGGGTAAGATCCGTCCCGCAGTTTTCCAGGAAAAAACGATCAAAGAAAACAGGACCTCTTCCAATCATGAATTTGTAGAGGCTGTTACCAATATTCATACAGAACGTTCTGTACAGGCTATCCTGGAGCAAAGTGTGATCATCGCAGATATGATAGATCGCGGGGAGCTGGGTATTATTGGTGCCATGTACGATGTGGAAACAGGTGTGGTTACTTTCCATGAACATACCTGCCGCGTTGGCCAGGCCCTGGAAACTTTAAATGCACAGGCATAA
- a CDS encoding mannose-1-phosphate guanylyltransferase, whose translation MTSLNNHFYVAIMAGGIGSRFWPYSRTDYPKQFLDILNTGKTLLQWTYERFTQFVPAENIFVVTHHNYASTVAKQLPLLPQDNIVSEPSRKNTAPCVAYISHKIHKKDPKASIICAPADHLIMDPTQFTSTCLNALLFAQKNNALLTLGIKPTRPDTGYGYIQYETQQVADNVYQVKTFTEKPNLELAKTFLKSGDFLWNAGIFVWNAKSILQAFATYQPEMDELFVQETAALNTPAEKDVIEKIYSQCTNISIDYGVMEKADNVYVIPSNFGWSDLGTWASAYENLEKDYLGNAVQGKNVMVIDATKCMVKAPNDKLVLLQGLDDFIIIDTHDVLMICKKENEQQIKEYVAEVKRHKGEKYL comes from the coding sequence ATGACATCTTTAAATAACCATTTTTACGTGGCCATTATGGCCGGAGGAATTGGTAGCCGCTTTTGGCCCTATAGCCGGACGGATTACCCCAAGCAGTTTCTGGACATTCTGAACACAGGTAAAACCCTGTTACAATGGACCTATGAACGGTTCACACAGTTCGTACCGGCAGAGAATATTTTTGTGGTTACACATCACAACTATGCTTCCACAGTAGCCAAACAGCTGCCTTTATTGCCCCAGGACAATATCGTCAGCGAGCCCTCCCGGAAAAATACAGCACCCTGTGTGGCATACATCTCTCATAAGATCCATAAGAAAGATCCCAAAGCCAGCATCATCTGCGCGCCGGCGGATCACCTGATCATGGATCCCACGCAATTCACCAGTACCTGCCTCAATGCCCTGTTATTTGCACAAAAGAATAACGCATTGCTCACGCTTGGTATTAAACCAACCCGCCCGGATACAGGGTATGGTTACATTCAATACGAAACCCAGCAGGTGGCAGACAATGTGTACCAGGTGAAAACCTTCACGGAAAAGCCCAACCTGGAACTGGCAAAAACCTTCCTGAAAAGCGGCGATTTCCTCTGGAACGCAGGGATTTTTGTATGGAACGCTAAAAGCATCCTGCAGGCATTTGCTACCTACCAGCCGGAAATGGATGAACTATTTGTGCAGGAAACCGCAGCGCTGAATACACCTGCGGAGAAAGATGTGATTGAAAAGATTTACTCCCAGTGTACCAACATATCCATCGATTATGGTGTGATGGAAAAAGCGGATAACGTGTATGTGATTCCTTCCAACTTTGGCTGGAGCGACCTGGGTACATGGGCTTCCGCTTATGAGAACCTGGAAAAGGATTATCTCGGAAATGCCGTACAGGGAAAGAATGTAATGGTGATCGATGCTACCAAATGTATGGTGAAAGCACCCAACGATAAGCTGGTGTTATTACAGGGCCTGGACGACTTTATTATCATTGATACGCACGATGTGCTGATGATCTGTAAGAAAGAGAATGAGCAGCAGATCAAGGAATATGTCGCAGAAGTGAAGCGGCACAAAGGCGAGAAATACTTATAA
- a CDS encoding SulP family inorganic anion transporter, protein MSKKTAVFSNIKGDLSAGLVVFLIAVPLCLGIALASGAPLFSGMIAGIVGGLVVGFFSGSHLSVSGPAAGLTAIVLSAITTLGNFETFLLAVVLAGAIQLILGFIKAGTVANYFPSNVITGMLTAIGIIIILKQIPHAFGYDADTISDMAFIQTDGENSFTALLSTLNHIQFGAVIITIVSIAILLYWSKIPKVSAVPAPLVAVLAGVGINQLFISSGSLLGLEQSHLVTLPVAATFNDFFGQFTLPNFGDLTNSKVWVVAATIAVVASIETLLNLEATDKLDPMKRYSSPNRELKAQGIGNMISGLIGGIPVTSVIVRSSANINSGGRTKLSTMIHGGLLLVCTALIPVLLNKIPYATLAAVLLVTGYKLCKPSVFKKMFEKGKYQWIPFAVTVVVIVFTDLLIGVSVGLGVSVLFLLWGNLKSPYFFHKEKYRTGDLIRLELAQEVSFLNKANILLTLDKLPENSTVVIDASRTAYIDQDVLEIIREFTQIKAPQNKIKVVLKGFKEAYKINNTDHVFMESPEKEKPVSVITNGTHKDLLKELSAN, encoded by the coding sequence ATGAGCAAGAAGACTGCTGTTTTTTCGAATATTAAAGGTGATCTATCGGCCGGGCTGGTCGTTTTCCTGATCGCCGTTCCATTGTGCTTAGGTATTGCCCTGGCTTCCGGCGCTCCCCTGTTTTCAGGTATGATAGCAGGTATCGTTGGTGGTCTGGTGGTTGGCTTCTTTAGTGGTTCCCATCTGAGTGTGAGTGGCCCGGCTGCAGGTTTAACTGCCATTGTGCTGAGTGCGATCACTACGCTGGGTAACTTTGAAACCTTTCTGCTGGCGGTTGTTTTAGCCGGAGCTATCCAATTGATCCTAGGCTTTATTAAAGCAGGAACGGTCGCTAATTATTTCCCCTCCAATGTTATTACGGGAATGCTTACCGCTATTGGTATCATCATTATTCTCAAACAAATTCCGCACGCATTTGGATATGATGCTGATACGATCAGCGACATGGCGTTTATCCAAACGGACGGGGAAAATTCCTTCACGGCTTTATTAAGTACGTTGAACCATATTCAATTTGGTGCGGTGATTATCACCATCGTTTCCATTGCGATCCTGTTGTACTGGAGCAAGATCCCGAAAGTGAGTGCGGTACCGGCTCCCCTGGTAGCAGTACTGGCTGGTGTGGGTATTAACCAGTTGTTCATTTCATCCGGTTCTTTATTGGGCCTGGAGCAAAGTCACCTGGTAACGCTGCCTGTTGCGGCAACTTTCAATGATTTCTTCGGACAATTCACCTTACCCAACTTTGGTGATCTCACCAACAGTAAGGTATGGGTGGTAGCGGCAACCATTGCGGTGGTGGCTTCTATTGAAACTTTGCTGAACCTGGAAGCAACGGATAAACTGGATCCGATGAAACGTTATTCTTCTCCTAACCGTGAATTGAAAGCGCAGGGTATTGGTAACATGATCAGTGGCCTGATCGGTGGTATCCCTGTTACGTCCGTGATCGTTCGTTCTTCTGCCAACATCAATTCCGGCGGCCGCACTAAATTATCGACCATGATACATGGTGGCCTGTTGCTGGTTTGTACGGCACTGATCCCTGTTCTGCTGAACAAGATACCATATGCTACACTAGCTGCGGTACTGCTGGTTACTGGTTATAAACTTTGCAAACCATCCGTATTCAAAAAGATGTTTGAAAAAGGTAAATACCAATGGATACCGTTTGCTGTTACCGTTGTGGTGATTGTCTTCACAGACCTGCTGATCGGTGTTAGTGTTGGTTTGGGAGTAAGCGTATTGTTCCTTTTATGGGGAAATCTGAAAAGCCCTTATTTCTTCCATAAAGAGAAATATCGCACGGGAGACCTGATCCGCCTGGAACTGGCGCAGGAAGTGAGTTTCCTCAATAAGGCGAACATCCTTTTAACACTGGATAAATTACCGGAGAACTCTACAGTAGTGATCGATGCAAGCAGGACAGCTTATATAGATCAGGACGTACTGGAGATCATCCGTGAGTTCACACAGATCAAAGCTCCTCAGAATAAAATAAAAGTTGTGCTTAAAGGGTTCAAAGAAGCATACAAGATCAATAACACGGACCATGTTTTTATGGAAAGTCCTGAAAAAGAAAAGCCGGTAAGCGTTATTACCAATGGCACACACAAAGACCTTCTGAAAGAATTGTCCGCAAACTAA